One window of the Shewanella maritima genome contains the following:
- a CDS encoding FKBP-type peptidyl-prolyl cis-trans isomerase, translating into MKMLLAVFCIAGVIFYFFTQSNNSKKAAENIEKGKVFLAENAKRESVVETLSGLQYEVLVKGEGTEHPKATDKVTVHYHGTLIDGTVFDSSVDRGETIAFPLNQVIKGWTEGVQLMTVGDKFRFYIPSQLAYGNRAAGKIEGGSVLIFDVELFAIN; encoded by the coding sequence ATGAAAATGTTACTAGCGGTATTTTGCATCGCAGGGGTAATTTTTTACTTCTTCACTCAATCAAACAACTCAAAAAAAGCTGCAGAGAATATCGAAAAAGGTAAAGTCTTTTTAGCCGAAAACGCCAAACGTGAAAGCGTTGTAGAAACCCTATCTGGCCTGCAATATGAAGTATTGGTTAAAGGTGAAGGTACTGAACATCCAAAAGCGACTGACAAAGTGACAGTGCACTACCACGGCACACTTATCGACGGCACAGTGTTTGACAGCTCAGTTGATCGCGGTGAAACCATTGCCTTCCCACTAAATCAGGTGATTAAAGGCTGGACTGAAGGCGTACAGCTGATGACAGTTGGCGATAAGTTCCGTTTTTATATTCCAAGCCAATTAGCCTACGGCAACCGCGCTGCAGGTAAAATTGAAGGCGGCTCTGTACTGATTTTTGATGTTGAGCTATTTGCTATTAACTAA
- a CDS encoding DUF418 domain-containing protein yields the protein MTTNHTTPLPQTLPSQNTTIGTEADLQASIQTKPKADSSYETSAATTRTRFANLDAIRGLALLGIFFLNILMMSNSLMGYAPHSPEIASDIAVGVFTSIFLEGRFISLFSMLFGVALLLQVQKVTQHNELTPLAATPIKQRLKWLILFGFAHGCLLFPGDILLTYGVCGLLIYRYTQLSVDELYTKAKKFIAIGFVVFLLMTLIPLDEEWHRGSELFNQELAIWTGSYVYQLIHQVGLTFLMIFMLPISTLWFCSGLMVLGMALWKQGYFEQGFSQTQLLKFAAASLLLSALDCGLRYSGNATLSQASAAIMTISAIPMAAIYLHIIVKLCQNNPLKLQWLQNVGKLSLSLYILQSIIGVSLLRFIFPEWQSEFNLIDYLLLALGVAAAQLVIANVYVRVFKQGPLEKLLRLLAKPKLQ from the coding sequence ATGACCACTAACCACACAACTCCCTTACCTCAAACGCTGCCTAGCCAAAACACCACAATTGGCACTGAAGCCGATCTGCAAGCAAGCATACAAACCAAGCCAAAAGCTGACTCAAGCTATGAAACTAGTGCAGCAACAACTCGCACACGGTTCGCTAACCTTGATGCAATTCGCGGCCTAGCTCTACTTGGCATCTTCTTTCTCAATATCCTGATGATGAGTAACTCACTGATGGGTTACGCGCCCCACTCGCCCGAAATTGCCAGTGACATAGCTGTCGGTGTGTTTACCAGCATCTTTTTAGAAGGGCGCTTTATCAGTTTGTTTTCTATGTTGTTTGGGGTGGCTCTGCTACTACAAGTGCAGAAAGTCACGCAACACAATGAGCTAACTCCACTAGCAGCGACGCCAATAAAACAGCGCCTTAAATGGTTAATTTTATTTGGCTTTGCACATGGCTGCTTATTGTTTCCGGGCGATATTTTACTGACTTATGGTGTATGCGGCTTATTGATTTATCGCTACACCCAGTTGAGTGTCGATGAGTTATACACCAAGGCGAAAAAGTTTATCGCCATTGGTTTTGTCGTCTTTTTGCTCATGACACTTATCCCACTTGATGAAGAATGGCATCGTGGTAGTGAGCTGTTTAATCAAGAGCTTGCAATTTGGACCGGCAGTTACGTCTACCAGCTAATACATCAGGTTGGGCTGACATTTTTGATGATTTTCATGCTGCCGATATCAACCTTGTGGTTCTGCTCTGGGCTAATGGTGCTTGGCATGGCGCTGTGGAAACAAGGCTATTTTGAGCAAGGCTTTAGCCAAACGCAGCTATTAAAATTCGCTGCTGCAAGCTTGCTGTTAAGCGCTTTAGACTGTGGATTACGCTATAGCGGCAATGCGACGCTTTCCCAAGCGTCTGCCGCTATTATGACGATCAGTGCGATACCAATGGCGGCTATTTACCTGCATATTATTGTTAAACTGTGCCAAAACAACCCATTAAAACTGCAGTGGCTGCAAAATGTCGGCAAGTTGTCGCTAAGCCTGTACATACTGCAATCAATTATTGGTGTGAGTTTACTTAGGTTTATCTTCCCCGAGTGGCAAAGCGAGTTTAACCTTATCGATTATTTGCTATTGGCGCTGGGCGTTGCGGCGGCACAACTAGTGATCGCCAATGTGTACGTTAGAGTATTTAAGCAAGGGCCATTAGAAAAGCTATTACGTTTGCTTGCCAAACCAAAACTGCAATAG
- a CDS encoding DUF368 domain-containing protein — protein MNYLLNYLKGMAMGAADVVPGVSGGTIAFITGILDPLLDAIRKINPSLFGIIKQQGIKAAFLHINGPFLVCVFGGILTSIFTLAKIISWLLANQPIPVWSFFFGLILFSVIHMVKQVKGFNAARIALFIAGVAFAWFITVLNPIELEANYLTFFIGGAIAICAMILPGISGSFILLLLGLYPAVLAAAKGFDVVSLGCFAAGCGIGLLSFSHVLSALLRKFHDETLMFLTGLMLGTLGKIWPWKEVLTWRTNSKGEQVPLTEANLSPMQFEVVSGESAQIGIAIVCCLVGIGLVWGLEIFAKVSKKHAA, from the coding sequence TTGAATTACTTGCTTAACTATCTAAAAGGCATGGCAATGGGCGCCGCCGACGTAGTACCAGGGGTTTCGGGTGGTACTATCGCTTTTATTACAGGGATTCTTGACCCTTTGTTAGACGCAATTCGCAAAATTAACCCGTCATTATTCGGCATTATTAAGCAGCAAGGTATTAAAGCGGCATTTTTACATATTAATGGCCCGTTTTTGGTTTGCGTGTTTGGCGGTATTCTCACCAGTATTTTCACCTTGGCGAAGATTATTTCCTGGCTGCTGGCGAACCAACCCATCCCGGTGTGGTCATTCTTTTTCGGCTTAATTCTGTTTTCGGTTATCCATATGGTCAAACAGGTAAAAGGCTTTAACGCTGCGCGTATCGCCTTGTTTATTGCCGGTGTGGCATTTGCTTGGTTTATCACGGTGCTGAATCCTATCGAGTTGGAAGCTAACTATTTAACCTTCTTCATTGGTGGTGCAATTGCCATTTGTGCGATGATCCTGCCGGGTATTTCTGGCAGCTTTATTTTGCTACTGCTTGGTTTGTATCCTGCAGTACTTGCGGCAGCTAAAGGCTTTGATGTGGTATCTCTTGGCTGTTTTGCTGCGGGTTGTGGTATTGGTCTGCTTAGCTTTAGTCATGTGCTATCAGCATTGCTGCGCAAATTCCATGATGAAACCTTAATGTTCTTGACCGGTTTAATGCTTGGCACTCTCGGCAAAATTTGGCCATGGAAAGAAGTGCTAACCTGGCGCACCAATTCAAAAGGTGAGCAGGTGCCGCTAACCGAAGCTAACCTATCACCAATGCAGTTTGAGGTGGTCAGTGGTGAGTCGGCACAAATTGGTATCGCGATTGTGTGCTGCTTGGTGGGAATCGGCCTTGTATGGGGGCTGGAAATTTTTGCCAAGGTATCTAAAAAGCATGCCGCATAG
- a CDS encoding YbgA family protein, with product MEQVSEQGVHKINIGISSCLLGEKVRFDGGHKQSLYCKKEIAPFFDYVPVCPEMAIGMGAPRKSIRQVRDGDKLYVRSADGSLDVTEQLEAFSDKKIPSLAHLDGYIVCAKSPTCGMERVTEYKIDTNNGSKDGVGVFTKKLMATYPHLPVEESGRLHDLVLRENFFTRVYAHNDWQQMRRSGLTKHKLIKFHSRYKYLLMAHSPVWYRELGPLLADIQDLDATADAYFDGFMTALKIRATRKNHTSTLQHIQGYFKKQLSPVQKQELTQSIMKYREGLVPLLVPITLINHYLAQFPTPYIEDQVYLNPHPEEMRLRYAY from the coding sequence ATGGAACAAGTTTCTGAGCAAGGTGTACACAAGATTAATATTGGTATTAGTAGCTGCTTGCTGGGCGAAAAGGTTCGCTTTGATGGCGGGCATAAGCAGTCGCTATACTGCAAGAAAGAAATCGCTCCATTTTTTGATTACGTGCCAGTATGCCCTGAAATGGCGATCGGTATGGGCGCGCCCCGCAAAAGTATTCGTCAAGTGCGAGATGGCGACAAACTATATGTGCGCAGCGCAGACGGTAGCTTGGACGTTACCGAGCAGCTTGAAGCTTTTAGCGATAAAAAAATTCCCAGTCTTGCGCACCTTGATGGCTATATCGTTTGTGCCAAATCGCCCACTTGTGGGATGGAGCGCGTAACCGAATATAAAATCGATACCAACAACGGCAGCAAAGATGGTGTTGGTGTATTCACTAAAAAGTTAATGGCTACCTATCCGCACCTGCCTGTTGAAGAATCAGGGCGTTTGCATGATCTGGTACTGAGAGAGAACTTTTTCACCCGCGTTTATGCACACAATGATTGGCAGCAAATGCGCCGCTCAGGTTTAACCAAGCACAAGCTAATTAAGTTTCACTCTCGCTATAAGTATTTGCTGATGGCGCATAGCCCGGTTTGGTATCGTGAGTTAGGGCCTCTGCTTGCAGATATTCAAGACCTTGATGCTACGGCTGATGCTTATTTTGATGGCTTTATGACCGCGCTAAAAATTCGCGCTACTAGAAAAAATCACACTAGCACGTTGCAACACATTCAAGGCTACTTTAAAAAGCAGCTTTCTCCAGTTCAAAAGCAAGAGCTGACCCAAAGCATTATGAAGTATCGCGAAGGACTTGTGCCCCTGCTGGTGCCAATTACACTGATTAACCATTATTTGGCTCAGTTTCCAACGCCTTACATTGAAGATCAGGTGTATTTAAACCCACACCCTGAAGAGATGCGTTTACGTTACGCCTACTAA
- a CDS encoding DUF599 domain-containing protein — translation MSFSLIDTIAFLCFATCWIGYTNFSRLKAKNTDCISRCLHQHRIHWMNSLLSRDVRVGEAALMANIERNIAFFASSTLLVLAGVLTLFAQVDKLEEVINSIPYASAPNHALVQVKLGVLVGIFVLAFFHFTWAMRQYGFLNVMIGAAPYDSTGRDKALFAYARQMATVGDQAAHAYNYGLRCYYFAMASLCWFWNPHALIIASLLVVYTLYRREFHSRAVKAFIAAQNELEINAKTRGIDYIK, via the coding sequence ATGAGCTTCTCTTTAATCGATACCATCGCTTTTTTGTGTTTTGCCACCTGTTGGATTGGCTACACTAACTTTTCTCGCTTAAAGGCTAAAAACACCGACTGTATTTCTCGATGTTTACACCAACACCGTATTCACTGGATGAATTCGTTACTCAGCCGTGATGTGAGAGTGGGGGAAGCGGCGTTAATGGCAAACATCGAGCGCAACATTGCCTTTTTTGCTTCGTCGACCTTGCTGGTGCTTGCCGGTGTATTAACCCTATTTGCTCAAGTTGATAAACTTGAAGAAGTGATTAATTCCATTCCGTATGCTTCTGCGCCTAACCATGCGCTAGTGCAAGTTAAGCTAGGGGTGCTGGTGGGTATTTTTGTGCTCGCCTTTTTTCATTTCACTTGGGCGATGCGCCAATATGGTTTTTTAAATGTGATGATAGGTGCGGCGCCATATGACAGTACTGGGCGTGATAAGGCTTTATTCGCCTATGCCAGACAAATGGCAACGGTTGGCGATCAAGCCGCTCATGCCTATAACTATGGCCTTCGTTGTTATTACTTTGCCATGGCTAGCCTATGTTGGTTTTGGAACCCACATGCGCTGATTATTGCTAGTTTACTCGTTGTTTATACCCTTTACCGCCGCGAGTTTCATTCTCGTGCGGTAAAAGCATTTATAGCGGCGCAAAATGAGTTGGAGATTAATGCTAAAACAAGGGGCATTGATTATATTAAGTAG
- a CDS encoding DUF1294 domain-containing protein, which produces MIKLIALICAPLFAAVIYSLNVDALWLWLGICLWSFCLYAIDKLCAIKGWQRVSEKMLLVSGAFASWPAAYFAQQSLRHKTQKQPFKRNFYLIAVLQTCIIASLGYFLFQSQSLNIPYISKWTN; this is translated from the coding sequence TTGATAAAGCTTATTGCACTTATTTGTGCCCCGCTGTTTGCCGCTGTTATCTACTCGCTGAATGTTGATGCCTTATGGTTATGGTTAGGCATTTGCCTGTGGAGTTTTTGCCTATACGCCATAGATAAGCTTTGCGCCATTAAAGGCTGGCAACGAGTATCTGAAAAAATGCTGCTAGTTAGTGGCGCCTTTGCTAGCTGGCCAGCGGCCTATTTCGCTCAGCAGAGCTTACGACACAAGACTCAAAAACAGCCTTTCAAGCGTAACTTCTATCTAATCGCGGTATTGCAAACCTGCATTATCGCCAGCTTGGGGTACTTCCTGTTTCAGTCGCAATCTCTGAACATCCCCTACATCAGTAAATGGACAAATTGA
- a CDS encoding YceI family protein: protein MKPLKTISNNLYQVIESIRSTLIASVKLVTSRASAVLSTSLVIALLSGCVSWVTPKVESELVELEQGEYQLDKNHAALLFKIGHLGLSTYVGRFNDFDASLSFDPNNMTQAKMQASVTIKSLDINNAELSETLMGDSWFDEQRYPQAVFTSTSVTPISDNQFNFNGELTLHGVTKPVSFAATFHGGADNWMTGKYTLGFSASGTIKRSDFDMGSYVPLIGDEVTLEIYAEFVK from the coding sequence GTGAAACCTCTCAAGACTATAAGCAACAATTTATATCAAGTTATAGAATCTATCCGCTCAACGCTGATAGCCAGCGTTAAGCTAGTAACCTCACGCGCGAGTGCAGTGTTATCGACTAGCTTAGTTATTGCTTTGCTTAGTGGTTGCGTCAGCTGGGTGACTCCCAAGGTTGAATCAGAGCTTGTTGAACTTGAGCAAGGCGAATATCAGCTTGATAAAAACCACGCCGCGCTCTTATTTAAAATCGGCCACCTTGGGCTGTCGACCTATGTTGGGCGCTTTAATGACTTTGATGCCAGCCTAAGTTTTGATCCAAATAATATGACCCAGGCCAAAATGCAGGCAAGCGTGACGATAAAATCGTTAGACATTAATAACGCTGAGCTATCCGAAACCTTAATGGGCGACAGTTGGTTTGATGAGCAGCGTTATCCGCAAGCTGTCTTTACCTCTACATCTGTAACCCCAATTAGTGACAACCAATTTAACTTTAATGGCGAGCTCACCTTGCACGGCGTAACTAAGCCAGTGAGCTTTGCAGCAACCTTTCATGGCGGCGCAGATAATTGGATGACAGGCAAGTACACCTTAGGCTTTAGCGCGAGCGGCACCATTAAACGCTCTGATTTTGATATGGGCAGCTATGTACCGCTTATTGGCGATGAAGTGACGTTGGAGATTTATGCCGAGTTCGTCAAATAA
- a CDS encoding cryptochrome/photolyase family protein has product MNSLIWFRQDLRLADNKAFYQACSDIRSRNTATVVEAKTATVTEANAASTAQLRAAYIVTPKQWLAHDVGAMQIDFIERHVNLLGENLAKLGIELDVLTCDDFDGVDELLLAYIAQHDIKAIYASSELEHNERQRDSRLHALLESKSVSFNLFEQHCAITPGSVTNLSGDMYKVFTPFSKQWRAKAMSESFAPLPVPEVMHGCEQGSQVAYEPVRFELGDSYIERVSSEQWSAGEEAASERLNQFIEGHISQYSAKRDIPAIDGTSSLSPYLALGVLSPRQCIAAVLFYYPDALVNETSVCKTWINELIWREFYRHLLAAFPRLSKNANFNVLGDGIQWRNDADEFAAWCEGRTGYPIVDAAMRQLNQTGWMHNRLRMIVASFLTKHLLVDWRWGERYFRQKLIDGDLAANNGGWQWSAGTGCDAQPYFRVFNPYLQSEKFDPQAIFIKRFVPELNNVAPKLLHKPPSGGGYLGNTHSKSESQAKYNEPRVIDMFADVNVSASANMSDTSGVNASGEQAQAVCYPSPIVEHSFARTRAIEVLAALKKS; this is encoded by the coding sequence ATGAACTCATTGATCTGGTTCCGTCAGGATCTACGCCTGGCGGACAATAAGGCTTTTTATCAAGCCTGCAGCGACATTCGCTCGCGCAACACTGCTACTGTCGTAGAAGCAAAAACAGCCACTGTCACTGAAGCAAATGCGGCCTCAACAGCCCAACTGCGTGCGGCCTATATTGTTACGCCTAAACAGTGGCTTGCCCATGATGTTGGCGCTATGCAAATCGACTTTATTGAGCGTCATGTCAATTTGCTGGGCGAGAACCTTGCCAAGCTGGGCATTGAGCTAGATGTGCTCACCTGTGATGATTTTGATGGCGTTGATGAGCTGTTATTAGCTTATATTGCGCAGCATGATATTAAGGCTATTTACGCATCAAGCGAACTGGAACACAACGAGCGCCAGCGTGATTCTCGGCTGCATGCTCTGCTTGAAAGTAAAAGCGTTAGCTTCAATCTATTTGAGCAGCACTGCGCCATTACACCTGGTAGTGTCACCAACCTAAGCGGCGACATGTATAAGGTGTTTACGCCGTTTAGTAAGCAGTGGCGAGCCAAAGCTATGTCTGAGTCTTTTGCTCCTCTGCCTGTGCCCGAAGTTATGCATGGATGTGAGCAGGGGAGCCAAGTTGCATATGAGCCTGTTAGGTTTGAGCTTGGTGATAGTTATATCGAGCGCGTGTCAAGTGAACAGTGGAGTGCAGGCGAGGAGGCTGCGAGTGAGCGCTTAAATCAGTTCATTGAAGGACATATTAGTCAGTATTCAGCTAAGCGAGATATCCCTGCCATTGATGGTACCAGTAGTTTATCGCCCTATTTGGCTTTGGGGGTATTGAGTCCTCGCCAGTGTATTGCCGCTGTATTGTTCTATTATCCTGATGCTTTAGTCAATGAAACCAGTGTGTGTAAAACATGGATTAACGAGCTTATTTGGCGAGAGTTTTACCGCCACTTACTTGCGGCGTTTCCACGCTTAAGTAAAAACGCTAATTTCAATGTGCTTGGTGATGGAATTCAATGGCGCAATGACGCGGATGAATTTGCAGCTTGGTGTGAGGGGCGCACAGGTTACCCGATAGTAGATGCCGCCATGCGACAACTCAATCAAACTGGTTGGATGCATAACCGATTGCGGATGATTGTTGCTAGCTTTTTAACCAAACACTTGCTGGTGGATTGGCGTTGGGGCGAGAGATATTTCAGACAAAAGCTGATTGATGGCGACCTTGCTGCCAATAATGGTGGCTGGCAATGGTCGGCAGGCACTGGTTGTGATGCTCAGCCGTATTTTCGAGTATTCAACCCGTATTTGCAAAGTGAGAAGTTTGACCCGCAAGCTATATTTATCAAACGCTTCGTGCCTGAGCTAAATAACGTCGCTCCTAAGCTTTTGCACAAACCTCCAAGCGGTGGGGGCTATCTCGGTAATACGCACTCCAAAAGTGAGAGTCAGGCTAAGTACAATGAACCAAGAGTGATAGATATGTTCGCCGATGTTAATGTTAGTGCTAGTGCTAATATGAGTGACACTAGTGGCGTTAATGCTAGTGGTGAACAAGCGCAGGCCGTCTGTTATCCATCGCCGATTGTAGAGCATAGCTTTGCTCGTACCCGCGCGATTGAAGTGCTAGCCGCATTGAAGAAGTCTTAG
- a CDS encoding hotdog fold domain-containing protein — MTTKTNKVMALYKKVTSYPFGNHIFSKMVSRMAPYFGTVKPYVQSLTANRCEVLIKKRKGVQNHIGTVHVIAICNGLEMAMGTMAEASIPKHLRWIPKGMNVEYTAKAGSDILCVAQVHPDQWQVGDLYVDVKAYDTDGVVVVDGKIKLWITEKPVK, encoded by the coding sequence ATGACAACAAAAACCAATAAAGTGATGGCACTTTACAAAAAAGTGACCAGTTATCCTTTCGGCAATCATATCTTCTCAAAAATGGTGTCACGCATGGCGCCTTACTTTGGCACGGTTAAACCTTATGTTCAGTCACTCACAGCTAACCGCTGTGAAGTGTTGATTAAAAAACGTAAAGGTGTGCAAAATCACATAGGCACAGTACATGTAATTGCGATTTGTAATGGTTTAGAAATGGCAATGGGCACCATGGCTGAGGCGTCTATTCCTAAGCACCTGCGCTGGATACCAAAAGGCATGAATGTAGAATATACAGCTAAAGCGGGTAGCGATATTTTGTGTGTAGCGCAGGTTCACCCAGACCAATGGCAAGTGGGCGACCTGTATGTTGACGTAAAAGCTTATGACACTGATGGTGTGGTAGTCGTTGATGGCAAAATTAAGCTGTGGATCACCGAAAAGCCGGTTAAGTAA